A single window of Oreochromis aureus strain Israel breed Guangdong linkage group 7, ZZ_aureus, whole genome shotgun sequence DNA harbors:
- the itpr2 gene encoding inositol 1,4,5-trisphosphate receptor type 2 isoform X4, with the protein MPCGFLWTLLEMRAPGSIFSPSGSSAAKETIILWLKVVVGDKVVLMPVNAGQPLHASNIELLDNPGCKEVNAVNCNTSWKVTLFMKFSDYRDDVLKGGDVVRLFHAEQEKFLTCDEYKEHQYVFLRTTLRQSATSATSSKALWEIEVVHYDPCRSGAGQWNSLFRFKHLATGNYLAAEVNPEFIPKTVETKGDVNQNETDIVYSKKKNQAAERIAFTLVSVPHGNDISSLFELDATTLQRADCLVPRNSYVRLRHLCTNTWVTSTNVPIDADEERPVMLKIGTCSTKEDKEAFAIVSVPLSEVRDLDFANDANKVLESTVKKFSNSSISQNERRFVTKLLEDLVYFVCVVPNNGEDVLSVVTSTPNRERQKLMREQNILAQIFGILKAPFTDSRDGPMLRLEELGDQRYAHYKYMFSLCYRILRHSQQDYRKNQEYIAKKFTIMQSQIGYEILAEDTITALVHNNRKLLEKHITAREIETFVNLLRRNREPRFLDYLSDLCVSNKTAIPITQELICKFMLNPSNADILIQTKLISNIETSNLESSLMQEEGEEEEVWLYWIDSNKEPHGKSIRHMAQDAKASHKCDAEIITYYRYQLNLFAKMCLDRQYLAINQISSQLSVDLLLRCMYDDCLPYNLRASFCRLMLHMHVDRDPQESVVPVRYARLWTEIPSKINVNEFEYESTDSSTEEMKKKFAPTMEFVEEYLKDVLNQAHPFEEKAKNELTLEVVNLARNLVYFGFYSFSELLRLTRTLLSILDFVQYPASPLNKLSKGPEAGGNNVLRTIHGVGEMMTQMVMSRGVPHILPDSPPSLRYGKVLFLPENEDLMVMDTKLKIIEILQFILSVRLDYRITYLLSIYKKAFGDRALTDSSMSLADMPPMTPCEPDIDEIVQKAESMFVESSDFSSELSAVELDGEDGRTFLRVLIYLIMQDYPPLVSGSLQLLFKHFSQRSEVLEAFKQVQLLVSEQDVENYKQIKADLDQLRLTVEKSELWVEKSVVYTGEELAAKMAKEPNAEEAVLSPVQDGENKPQIDSNKANNYNIIKEILLRLSKLCYGNKKSRVQQQRLLKNMGAHTVVLDLLQIPYEKSDDKMNDIMTLAHTFLQNFCKGNHQNQVLLHKQLNLFLTPGLLEAETMRQIFMNNYQLCNEISDRVVHHFVHCIETHGRHVQYLKFLQTIVKADTKYVKKCQDKVMTELVNAGEDVLVFYNDRSSFQVLLQMMGSERERGDEYGALAYHNTLVELLAACTEGKNVYTELKCNSLLPLDDIVKVVTDVNCIPEVKTAYVNFVNHCYVDTEVEMKEIYTSSHIWKLFDNFLVDMASVCNTTTERSHADLALEKYVTETVMAIVKGFFSSPFSVNHSNLQTNQSIFIKLLQSAFRIYNCTWPSSAQKANIESCIKTLADVAKARSIAIPVDLDSQVNTLSLKVHSNMVQRAAKDWRISARTRPRKEPLGGPDYKNIIEKLQGVVSHLEEQFSPKVQAEFSVLVDVLHSPELLFPEPARLRCEGGAFMSKLIKHTKKLMDKEDKLCLKILETLREMLEKKESFEQSGNDLRKILLTRYFGNQKLLSKSELASGNSSSGGFVKQSPGGGSPMVDADKPASSVSDIQCLLDNVGATEMVIELIVNTKNDRLFKESIELGIALLRGGNTQIQNSFYSQLNKQKKSERFFKVFYDRMRLAQQEIRATVSVNMFEVSCRKRDDDSDVSSIRVKKGKDSGLHMRDDMRGQLKEASSVTSKAFSAFRKELDPDLEGLGQNSEIIGTEEALEDTQMSPAVSIMKPILRYLQLLCENHNSKLQNFLRSQNNKTNYNLVCETLQFLDCICGSTTGGLGLLGLYINEFNVDLILQTLETITEYCQGPCHENQSCIAKHESNGIDIIIALIVNAINPLGKDRLDLVLQLKNNASKLLLAIMESCHDSENAEKILYKMRPTELVDVMKDAYKQGLQSEDDDDGMGDEIKPKDVGHNIYILAHQLARHNKILQQSLTPGSGLGLGSGMDHDREKDDALRYYAKHTAQIEIVRNDRSMEQIVFPVPNICEYLTEESKVRVFTTTERDDQGSKVNDFFHQFDNLYNEMRWQKKIRKNKALFWFSRHISLWGSISFYLALLLNIAVAVFYPFGDDEDEGTLSPFWNILLWVALGVFTALLPVLPKPIGIGFFLVSLILRAIYTMGLGPALLLLGAVNLFNKLVFLVSFVGNQGTFTRGYKAVVMDMLFIYHLWYAIICVLGLFVHEFFYSFLLFDLVIREETLLNVIKSVTRNGRSIFLTAVLAVFLVYFFSIIGFLFLKDDFRMEVDRLPSPGKRDLLSNSEVAGSCLKDRCPASTPTSVPDEDDGTERVCDTLLMCIITVLNQGLRNGGGVGDILRRPSKEEPLFAARVVYDLLFFFVVIIIVLNLIFGVIIDTFADLRSEKQRKEEILKTSCFICGLERDKFDNKTVSFEEHIKSEHNMWHYLYFMVLVRVKDPTEYTGPESYVNKMIAEKNLDWFPRMRAMSLVSSEGDNEQNEMRSLQEKLENTANLVAQLSGQLAELKEQMTEQRKNKQRLGFLGPPQPNHHIPTH; encoded by the exons ATGCCATGCGGGTTTCTTTGGACCCTGCTGGAAATGAGGGCTCCTGGTTCTATATTCAGCCCTTCTGGAAGCTCCGCAGCGAAGGAGACAAT CATCCTATGGTTAAAG GTGGTAGTTGGAGACAAAGTGGTGCTGATGCCAGTGAACGCCGGACAGCCGCTTCACGCCAGTAACATTGAGCTTTTGGATAACCCTGGCTGCAAAGAG GTCAATGCTGTTAACTGCAACACCAGCTGGAAAGTCACCTTGTTCATGAAGTTTAGTGACTACAGGGACGATGTCCTAAAAGga GGAGACGTTGTGAGGTTGTTTCATGCTGAGCAGGAGAAGTTTCTAACCTGTGATGAGTACAAGGAACATCAGTACGTTTTTCTCAGGACCACACTGCGGCAGTCTGCCACCTCTGCTACCAGCTCCAAGGCTCTGTGGGAGATTGAG GTTGTGCACTATGACCCCTGTCGGAGCGGAGCTGGACAGTGGAACAGTCTCTTCCGCTTTAAACACCTGGCGACTGGAAATTACCTGGCAGCTGAG gtaaaCCCTGAATTCATACCCAAAACTGTGGAGACCAAAGGAGATGTGAATCAG AATGAGACAGATATTGTGTACTCGAAGAAGAAGAATCAAGCAGCAGAGAGGATTGCTTTCACCTTGGTTTCTGTTCCTCATGGGAATGACATTTCATCTCTGTTTGAGCTGGATGCCACCACTCTGCAGCGTGCCGACTGTCTCGTGCCCAG AAACTCCTATGTCAGACTTAGACACCTGTGCACCAACACCTGGGTGACCAGCACCAACGTCCCCATTGATGCAGATGAGGAGCGTCCAGTTATGCTCAAG ATTGGCACCTGTTCTACTAAAGAGGACAAAGAAGCGTTCGCCATTGTGTCTGTTCCCCTATCAGAGGTCAGAGACTTGGACTTTGCTAATGATGCAAACAAAGTCTTGGAGTCCACTGTGAAGAAGTTTTCCAACTCCAGTATTAGTCAAAATGAGAGGAG GTTTGTGACTAAGCTTTTGGAGGACCtggtttactttgtgtgtgtggtgcccAACAACGGAGAGGACGTTCTGTCTGTGGTCACATCCACGCCCAACCGGGAGCGGCAGAAACTCATGCGGGAACAAAACATCCTTGCCCAG ATATTTGGCATCCTGAAGGCTCCATTTACAGATAGTCGTGACGGGCCAATGCTAAGGTTGGAGGAACTGGGAGACCAGCGCTATGCTCACTACAAGTACATGTTCAGTCTGTGCTACAGGATCCTACGCCACTCCCAACAGGACTATCGCAAGAACCAG GAATATATAGCCAAAAAATTCACAATCATGCAGTCTCAGATCGGGTATGAGATTCTGGCTGAAGACACGATCACTGCACTGGTGCACAACAACCGCAAGCTGCTGGAAAAACACATTACAGCCAGAGAGATTGAGACCTTTGTCAACCTGCTGAGGCGCAACAGAGAACCCAG ATTTCTGGACTATTTGTCTGATCTTTGTGTGTCCAACAAGACGGCCATCCCCATCACACAAGAACTTATCTGTAAATTCATGCTGAATCCTTCCAATGCAGATATCCTCATCCAGACCAA ACTAATCTCAAACATAGAGACCAGCAACCTGGAGTCCTCTCTGATGCAagaagagggggaggaggaggaggtttgGCTCTATTGGATCGACAGTAACAAGGAGCCCCATGGCAAATCCATCCGCCACATGGCCCAGGATGCTAAGGCCAGCCACAAATGTGATGCCGAGATCATTACATACTACAG GTACCAGTTAAATCTGTTTGCTAAAATGTGTCTGGACCGACAGTACCTAGCCATCAACCAGATCTCCAGTCAGCTATCTGTGGATCTGCTCCTGCGGTGCATGTATGACGACTGCCTGCCCTACAACCTCAGAGCCTCCTTTTGCCGCCTCATGTTGCATATGCATGTGGATCGTGACCCACAGGAGTCTGTGGTTCCCGTGCGCTATGCCCGCCTCTGGACCGAGATCCCCTCCAAGATCAACGTTAATGA GTTTGAGTATGAGTCAACTGACAGCTCAACGGAGGAAATGAAGAAGAAGTTTGCTCCCACTATGGAGTTTGTGGAAGAATATCTTAAGGATGTGCTAAACCAGGCTCATCCTTTTGAGGAAAAAGCTAAGAATGAACTCACATTGGAG GTGGTGAACCTGGCTCGAAATCTGGTTTACTTTGGTTTTTATAGCTTTAGTGAGTTGCTGCGCCTCACACGCACTCTGCTGTCCATCTTGGATTTCGTCCAGTACCCTGCCAGCCCCTTGAACAAGCTCAGCAAAGGCCCAGAGGCTGGCG GCAACAATGTCCTGCGAACGATCCACGGCGTTGGTGAAATGATGACTCAGATGGTGATGAGTCGAGGTGTGCCACACATCCTCCCTGACTCTCCTCCTTCTCTGCGCTATGGGAAGGTGCTCTTCCTGCCTGAAAATGAGGATTTGATGGTGATGGACACAAAACTAAAGATCATCGAGATCCTGCAA TTCATCCTGAGTGTGAGGTTGGATTACAGGATCACATACTTACTGTCGATCTACAAGAAAGCGTTTGGGGACAGGGCTTTAACTGACAGCTCGATGTCTTTGGCCGATATGCCTCCAATGACAC CTTGTGAACCTGACATAGATGAGATTGTACAAAAAGCAGAGAGCATGTTTGTAGAAAG TTCTGACTTCAGCTCTGAGTTGAGCGCAGTGGAGCTGGACGGTGAGGATGGCCGGACATTTTTGAGGGTTCTGATCTATCTCATCATGCAAGATTATCCCCCACTGGTGTCTGGCTCTCTGCAGCTCCTCTTTAAACACTTCAGTCAGAGATCTGAGGTGCTGGAGGCCTTCAAACAG GTCCAGCTGCTAGTGTCAGAGCAGGATGTAGAGAACTACAAGCAGATCAAGGCGGATCTGGACCAGCTGCGTCTGACTGTTGAGAAGTCAGAGCTGTGGGTGGAGAAGAGTGTAGTCTACACCGGTGAAGAACTTGCAGCCAAGATGGCCAAAGAGCCAAACGCTGAG GAGGCTGTTCTGAGCCCGGTGCAGGATGGGGAAAATAAACCTCAGATTGACAGTAACAAGGCAAACAACTATAACATCATCAAAGAG ATCCTGCTGCGGCTCAGTAAGCTGTGTTATGGCAACAAGAAGAGTCGCGTGCAGCAGCagaggctgctgaagaacatgGGAGCTCATACAGTGGTGCTGGACCTGCTGCAGATCCCTTATGAGAAG AGTGATGACAAGATGAATGACATCATGACCCTGGCACATACGTTTCTCCAAAACTTTTGCAAAGGAAACCATCAGAATCAAGTTCTCCTACATAAACAGCTGAACCTCTTCCTCACTCCAGGG CTGCTGGAAGCTGAGACGATGCGGCAAATCTTTATGAACAACTACCAGCTGTGCAATGAGATCAGTGACCGGGTGGTCCATCATTTTGTCCACTGCATCGAAACACACGGAAGACATGTTCAATACCTCAAGTTTTTGCAAACCATTGTGAAGGCTGATACAAAATATGTAAAGAAATGTCAGGACAAAGTCATGACagag CTGGTGAACGCTGGCGAGGATGTGCTGGTGTTCTACAACGACCGCTCGTCTTTCCAAGTGTTGTTGCAAATGATGGGCTCTGAGCGGGAGCGGGGCGATGAGTATGGAGCTCTGGCGTATCACAACACACTCGTGGAGCTGCTGGCTGCTTGTACCGAGGGAAAGAACGTCTACACTGAGCTGAAATGCAATTCCCTGCTGCCGCTGGATGACATTGTTAAAGTTGTCACTGATGTGAATTGCATACCAGAG GTCAAAACTGCTTATGTGAACTTTGTGAATCACTGCTATGTGGACACAGAGGTTGAAATGAAGGAGATCTACACCTCCTCCCATATCTGGAAGCTCTTTGATAacttcctggtggacatggccaGT GTGTGCAACACTACAACGGAGCGTAGCCATGCAGATCTGGCCCTGGAGAAGTATGTGACGGAGACGGTGATGGCCATTGTCAAAGGTTTCTTCAGCTCACCCTTCTCTGTTAATCACTCTAACCTACAG ACAAACCAGTCTATCTTCATCAAGCTCCTCCAGTCAGCCTTCCGGATTTACAACTGCACGTGGCCCAGCTCAGCTCAGAAGGCTAATATTGAGAGTTGTATCAAAACACTGGCTGATGTGG CTAAGGCACGGTCCATAGCCATCCCGGTTGATCTGGACAGCCAGGTCAACACTTTGTCTCTCAAGGTCCATAGTAACATGGTGCAGCGAGCAGCTAAAGACTGGAGGATCTCTGCACGTACACGACCTCGCAAGGAGCCACTTGGTGGGCCTGACTATAAGAACATCATAGAGAAGCTGCAG GGGGTTGTGTCCCATCTGGAGGAGCAGTTCAGTCCAAAGGTTCAGGCAGAGTTTTCTGTGCTGGTGGATGTTCTGCACAGCCCAGAACTGCTGTTTCCAGAGCCTGCTCGTTTACGCTGTGAGGGTGGAGCTTTTATGTCCAA ACTAATCAAACATACCAAGAAGCTGATGGACAAAGAGGATAAACTGTGTCTAAAGATCCTGGAGACGCTCAGAGAGATGCTGGAAAAGAAGGAAAGCTTTGAGCAATCA GGAAACGACTTGAGAAAGATTCTCCTCACACGCTACTTTGGAAATCAAAAGCTTCTCTCCAAGTCAGAGCTCGCGAGTGGAAACAGCTCATCTGGTGGCTTTGTCAAGCAGTCACCTGGAG GAGGTTCTCCTATGGTAGACGCTGACAAGCCAGCCAGCAGTGTTTCAGATATTCAGTGTCTTTTGGACAATGTTGGGGCAACAGAGATGGTAATTGAACTCATTGTCAACACCAAGAATGATCGACTGTTTAAGGAGAGCATCGAGCTGGGCATTGCCCTTCTCAGGGGTGGAAACACACAGATACAG AACTCATTCTACAGCCAGCTGAACAAGCAGAAAAAGTCCGAGAGGTTCTTCAAGGTTTTCTACGACCGCATGCGTTTGGCCCAGCAAGAGATTCGAGCCACCGTGTCGGTCAACATGTTTGAAGTCAGCTGCAGAAAAAGGGACGATGACAGTGATGTCAGTAGTATCAGGGTTAAAAAAG GGAAAGATTCTGGGCTTCACATGAGGGATGACATGCGAGGGCAGCTAAAAGAAGCCTCCTcagtgacctcaaaggccttctCGGCCTTCAGAAAAGAGTTGGACCCTGACCTTGAAGGCCTCGGCCAAAACAGTGAGATAATCGGTACTGAGGAGGCATTGGAAGACACTCAGATGAGCCCGGCTGTTTCTATCATGAAACCAATCCTGCGTTACCTACAGCTGCTCTGCGAGAACCACAATTCAAAGCTGCAG AACTTTCTGCGCAGTCAGAACAACAAGACTAACTACAATCTGGTGTGTGAGACTCTTCAGTTCTTGGACTGCATTTGTGGGAGCACCACTGGAGGCCTAGGGCTGCTGGGACTTTATATAAATGAGTTTAATGTGGATCTGATTCTCCAAACGTTGGAAACCATTACAGAGTATTGCCAGGGGCCCTGCCATGAAAACCAG aGCTGTATAGCTAAACACGAATCAAATggcattgatattattatagCACTGATTGTCAACGCCATCAACCCCCTGGGTAAGGATCGCCTGGACCTGGTGCTGCAACTCAAG AACAATGCCTCCAAGCTCCTGTTAGCTATCATGGAGAGCTGCCATGACAGTGAGAACGCAGAGAAGATTCTCTACAAGATGAGACCCACTGAATTG GTGGATGTCATGAAGGACGCCTACAAACAGGGTTTACAGAGTGAAGATGACGATGACGGCATGGGAGACGAGATCAAACCTAAAGATGTCGGACACAACATTTACATCCTGGCCCACCAG TTGGCCAGGCACAACAAAATCTTGCAGCAGAGCCTCACCCCTGGGTCAGGGTTGGGTCTGGGGTCAGGCATGGACCACGATAGAGAGAAGGATGATGCCCTCCGTTACTATGCCAAGCACACAGCTCAGATAGAG ATTGTGCGTAATGACCGCAGCATGGAGCAGATAGTGTTTCCAGTTCCTAACATCTGTGAGTACCTAACCGAGGAGTCAAAGGTGCGTGTGTTCACCACCACTGAGAGAGATGACCAAGGCAGCAAGGTTAACGACTTCTTCCACCAGTTTGACAACCTCTACAATGAGATGAGGTGGCAGAAGAAGATTCGCA AAAATAAGGCTCTGTTCTGGTTCTCACGTCACATCTCTCTTTGGGGGAGCATCTCCTTCTACCTGGCCCTTCTGCTCAACATTGCTGTGGCTGTATTCTACCCTTTTGGGGACGATGAAGATGAGG GCACATTATCCCCATTCTGGAATATCTTACTGTGGGTGGCATTGGGAGTCTTCACCGCACTGCTTCCCGTCTTACCTAAACCAATAGGCATCGGGTTCTTCCTGGTCTCCCTTATTCTCCGTGCCATCTACACAATGGGCCTCGGCCCTGCTCTGCTTTTGCTCGGTGCTGTCAAT cttttcaacAAGTTGGTGTTTCTTGTAAGTTTTGTGGGGAACCAGGGGACGTTCACTCGAGGATACAAAGCAGTCGTGATGGACATGCTCTTTATCTACCATTTGTGGTATGCCATCATCTGCGTCCTGGGCCTCTTTGTTCATGAGTTCTTCTACAGCTTTTTG CTGTTTGACCTGGTGATCCGAGAGGAGACGCTGCTCAATGTGATAAAGAGTGTGACAAGAAATGGCCGCTCCATTTTTTTGACAGCGGTTTTGGCCGTTTTTCTCGTTTACTTTTTCTCCATCATCGGCTTCCTCTTCCTCAAAGATGACTTCCGCATGGAGGTGGACCGCCTTCCTTCACCAG GAAAAAGGGATTTATTGAGTAACAGCGAGGTGGCAGGCTCATGTTTGAAAGACAGATGCCCTGCTTCTACACCCACATCTGTACCTG ATGAAGATGATGGGACCGAGCGGGTGTGCGACACTCTGCTCATGTGTATAATCACTGTATTGAACCAGGGCCTGCGTAATGGAGGAGGTGTGGGAGATATTCTCAGGAGACCCTCCAAAGAG GAGCCACTATTTGCAGCTCGAGTGGTTTACgaccttctgtttttctttgttgtcatCATCATCGTTCTCAACCTCATCTTTGGTGTTATCATTGACACCTTTGCAGACCTGAGGAGTGAGAAACAGAGAAAGGAGGAAATCCTCAAAACCAGTTGTTTCATCTGTG GGTTGGAAAGAGACAAATTTGATAACAAAACGGTGTCTTTTGAGGAGCATATCAAGTCTGAACACAACATGTGGCACTACCTTTACTTCATGGTTCTGGTGAGGGTGAAGGATCCAACCGAGTACACTGGCCCTGAGAGCTACGTAAACAAAATGATTGCA